Part of the Denticeps clupeoides unplaced genomic scaffold, fDenClu1.1, whole genome shotgun sequence genome, ATTACATTAAACATTAGACTACGTGCGCGATACAGACTTATGAAATTCTGAATTTGTAgtgtacaaataaatattttacaaattattttataaaaaaagttgtaaaaacTGAGAATGTAATAAGTGATTAAAATGACTAGTTAATTCTGTTTTACAGTCTTTAAATTACCACAAGATGCATCTtagcaggaaaaaaattataacgaATTAATCGACAATAAGAGAATAAATTTTAGGTCATTaaaacactgtaataaagtggGCAGTGGTCTCCATCTCAGGGGTTTAGTGGCATCGGGCTGCTGTCTCCTGCTGGAGATATTTTACCTGTTGACGCGCGTGGCGGCCGGAAGTGGCTGTACGTGTTGCAGCGGTGCGGCTCGCGCTCCAGACGTCCGGTATCGATCCCGCGGGCGCAGCGTAACCGGAGACAGAAATCCGATTGGACAGCTCCTGCTCACCCGTGAATAACGCTGCATTTCACTCATTATCCCGCACCGGGTATCCTGGCAGAACCCACGATAAAAAATCCCGGGAAAGCCCTCCTGCTGGGAATTATTCTCAGATGATGCAGCTACGATGCATAATTCATCTGGCAATTAATGGCAGATGTTAAAAGTTGGGAGAAGATTTGAGGGCGTGTTCGTGTGATATGAGGAGCTCATGACGCGTAAATGAGtcggaaaaaaacacacagtcgAGCGAGTGGGTGTGTATGagtttcacatttatttagcaGGACTTTTAAATAAACGTTGCAAGTGGAGACGTACACGTCGCGTGCATTCAAATGCATCAGATCCTTACAAATATCCACCAATtgattattatgtttattttgctttatttaggAGTCTGCGCTCCTTTATGGATGTTCTGACCACGATACATTAGTAGAagttgtccctgtgtgtgtgtgtgtgtgataccaCGTGACGTTGACAGGAATGATTAAcatacatgttttaaaaataatgttcagTATCTTATTACTGCGTGCATCAGCACGCGCTGGCGCCATTTCATGCTCTAATTACCACGGTAACGACAAGGTTTCATGCAGTAAAGTTTAGATGTGACTTTCTGGCCTGAGGAGCCACCAACAGCTCCCCGCGGATCGTCACATGTGCAGCTGTGTCGCGTTAACTTCCGCCAGAGTgaccatcctcctcctcctcatcatcatcatcattctctACTCCTCGCGCGTTCACCCTCACCTGGTCAGCCAACTGAAAGCCCATATCATAGTACACGCACTTTACtgtacacactccacacacacagtttacacaCAGTACACAGGTAGTGCACGTGCAAAATACTCCGGCACACTCGACAAAAGTACTTTCATAAAAAGCGCGCAGGCTCTAatataacatgaaataaaacaactcaaatgaaacataaatattcattatgcttttgtattctttttatataaaactaAACACTAATTATGTACCGTTTGAATTCatttagtgcttttttttttttgttctgtgcatCATTCAGTAATTCCAGACACTGTTCATATTTCATGGTGATGAAACAGTGCTCAcacaacccaacacacacaagtacacacacacacaccctctcacacacacacacacacacacacacacacacacacacatacacaagtagAGTGGACGCACCTATGAACATATTATacgcagggagagagagaagaggagaggagagagctccccttctcctccttttctcttgTTCAGTCAGAatgcccctccctccctccctctcccatcCAACACCGCGTCGGGTTCGGAGGAACCGGAAGAAAGGGGGCCCGCGTTTTTACGCGGCCTTCATTAGAAGTAACGAGTTGACGCGACGCATTGAGCGCGCGCGCGGAGAACCCTCATTAACTGGCGCTAACAAGCCGGCCGGACGCGCTGATTGGTCCGCGCCAGAGTAACTCCGCGGACTTAGCAGGATACCCACTTAatgagaccacacacacaaaaaaaaatgctgaagaggaggagggtggaggacAAAAATCCCAGCAGCGGAGTAGCAAACTTCTCTCCGCGGAAAAAACACGTCCCCGATCTTTATTATTATACCACGACGCTGGGGACGATCTTCATTGAGTAAATCTTAATTGAGATCTTAATTGAGTACAACATCACTGCTCTCTGCGAATAATAAGTTGTCCGCGTGTATCTGGTGAGTAGTAGCTGCGCTGCGTCACTGGGTTATTATTTAGGTATTTAGCGGTTTATTATACTTATGCATATAATAAAGAGAATTATTATTGATCGTTTCTGTCCGCGACGTCCCGTCCCGACAACGTCGTCGCGCTGTCACCGGAGTCACCGCAGCCTCGCTTTAAACTGGCGGGCAGAAACTCACACGATCCGGACCACGCAGTTCCCGTCCACGCGCGCTGAGGTTTGTAGCTGGGATGGGGAGGAGAtgtggagaggtggaaggacagCAGGCGGTGCGTGTATGGAATAAAGTTCTTCGCCCTGCAGCTCGCTCACAGTTCACGCGGCTAAAGCACGCCACGTGACGCCCCACCGGACCGGTCCCAGTCTCACGCGCGCTGAACCTAACTCCTGATGGGAGAGGAAGCTGGTATAGAAAATGTGCTGCTGATACGATTCTCGGTGGGTTAATCGGCGTTAAAGACgcaaaacaacaacacacacacaccaacatacccGGGTTCCCGCGCCCCATAAATACCCCCCACCCAGACCCCTCCGCTCCGTGCGTGGCAAGAGAACCCGGAAGCAGCACCTGGAGGGTCAGGAGGCCACGGGCGCGCGCCGCTGGCGTCAGGAGGGTGAGGAAGCTGTTCTCACTCCGGTACGCTTTCCGAAGACGTCGTGGGTCTCCTGCGACAGGGGACAACAGGTTCAATTCCAGCCAGACTACCGGCCCGActctaaaacacaaacacacacacttacaggtCATTCGAAGGTTCTGATcgaaaaaaacacagaaattgaacgcgtgaaaaaaaaactcgtGAAAACCCGAGAACGGAGTAAAACGTTCAGGATTCCGAAATGATTTTGTGTTTAGGCGGATTAGGATTAAGGCGCGGGCTGGACGCGCATTGTTCCCCGGTCACGGAGCAAGAAGAGCCACGGAAAAACACGCTCGTCCACCCTGGTGGCGGAGGGCTGCGTGGTCCCCGGGACCCGGTCCCTGGATGAGCATCACGGAACACCGCGAGAAATAACGAACAAATTATGCTAATAAGGCGAATATAAAGTAAACTGGTTTTAGTTTCACGGTGAAGGATcacgcagtaaaaaaaaaaaaatccgaaaCCGGACGTGTAAACGCGGATCCCCGCGTTGGTACAGGCTACCCGCCGCCCGCCCACGCACCCACGCAGCGCCGCGCTCCTCCGCCGCGCATCTTCTTCAGCCCTAACGAGCCTCGTTAAGATCGCAATAATATTCCACCCACTAATTGCTCGCTCCATTCAAACAAACAGGCGAGCCGAGCCCGGCTCCGGGTCCGTGGCGGGAGGGAGGGCGGACGCGTGGAGATCGGAGCTCCTGATAACCCCCCGCGCGCGGAGCGGAGTGGTGAAAGCCTCTACGTACTGGCTAATGATTGGCACGCTTGACAGTGATTGGCAgggctgccatggcaaccccaCAACGACACCGAGGAGACCAATAGAAAAGCgaaacaaaatatttcaatgcTGCACTCACGGCGGATTTAGGGGAAGATATTATGAGGCTGGTGTCATTAGGCGGACGCTATTGAATCCTTCCATCTTTTTACTCGTCCTCTCTTTTCCTTGATagttctctctcctctctcaggTCATTTCCATGGTGTTCAGATCCCCTTTAGAGCTTTATCCCTCCCATTTCTTCCTGCCGAACTTCGCCGATCGCCCCTTACTCGTGGCGAGCGGCGCGCCCAGCGCCAGGTCCCCCGAAGACTTGTCCATGTTTCAGCTACCGACCCTCAACTTCTCGCCGGAGCAGGTGGCGAGCGTCTGCGAGACGCTGGAGGAGACCGGGGACATCGAGCGGCTGGGACGCTTCCTCTGGTCGCTGCCGGTGGCCCCGGGCGCGTGCGAGGCCATCAACAAGCATGAGTCCATCCTGCGCGCGCGCGCCGTCGTGGCGTTCCACACCGGCAACTTCCGCGACCTCTACCACATCCTGGAGAACCACAAGTTCACCAAGGACTCCCACGGCAAACTTCAGGCCATGTGGCTGGAGGCGCACTACCAGGAGGCCGAGAAGCTCCGCGGGCGCCCGCTGGGACCGGTCGATAAGTACCGGGTGCGGAAGAAGTTTCCGCTGCCCAGGACCATCTGGGACGGGGAGCAGAAGACGCACTGTTTCAAGGAGCGCACGCGGAGCCTGTTACGGGAGTGGTACCTCCAGGACCCCTATCCCAACCCCAGCAAGAAAAGGGAACTGGCGCAAGCCACCGGACTCACTCCTACACAGGTCGGGAACTGGTTTAAAAACCGGAGGCAACGGGACAGAGCCGCGGCGGCCAAAAACCGGTGAGCATaaaacaatcaatcaatcaatcaatcaatcaatcaatcaaacaaacagacaaaaacaaaacaaaaacaaaaccaaaccagacAGAAAACGCGGAAACGGCGACGACGCAGCCTTACGGGCGGAGCCCTGCACACGCTTCGCCATTATCGCAAAAAATCTTTCCAAAATAACGAGCTGTTATTTACTGCCTTATTTCTGCTGAAAACGCGGTTCTGTACGAGAGAAAATGTCGTGGACGCATCCTGAA contains:
- the LOC114773803 gene encoding homeobox protein SIX3, with the translated sequence MVFRSPLELYPSHFFLPNFADRPLLVASGAPSARSPEDLSMFQLPTLNFSPEQVASVCETLEETGDIERLGRFLWSLPVAPGACEAINKHESILRARAVVAFHTGNFRDLYHILENHKFTKDSHGKLQAMWLEAHYQEAEKLRGRPLGPVDKYRVRKKFPLPRTIWDGEQKTHCFKERTRSLLREWYLQDPYPNPSKKRELAQATGLTPTQVGNWFKNRRQRDRAAAAKNRLQHQAIGQNGMRSLSESGCTPHSSAESPSTAASPTTSVSSMTERVDTGTSILSVTSSDSECDV